Proteins encoded together in one Cryptosporangium aurantiacum window:
- the dnaG gene encoding DNA primase: protein MAGRIRDSDIALVRERSAIVDVIGERVTLRPAGGGTFKGLCPFHDEKTPSFNVNPAKGVYYCYGCAEGGDVLSFVMKTEVLSFAEAVERLAARVGVQLTYTEAGPAPVRNSGQRARLIAAHTAAAEFYAEQLGTREALPAREFLAARGFGPDAARQFDCGFAPIGWDALTKHLRGRGFTHEELVTGGISKAARSGSLIDRFRGRLVWPIRDLGGEVIGFGARRLLDGDDGPKYLNTPESPIYKKSHVLYGVAAAKKDIAKQQRAVVVEGYTDVMACHLAGVGTAVATCGTAFGADHIQVLRRLLMDQDEFRGEVIFTFDGDAAGQKAAVRAFEDDQRFVAQTFIAVSPQNMDPCDLRLAHGDSAVRDLVARREPLVAFVLRTILARYDLDTVEGRVAALRAAAPLVARIKDRAMRPEYARKLAGDLGMDLEPVLKAVNEAAGKAQSGKNAQAGRGTPAGRGTQPGRAPRQGTSPEAESAAPVSPAAGGRPDPHDRALLVEREALKLAVQEPVLAGPLFDAVGEDAYTHPSYRAVRRAVAAVGGAVAGTSGPEWVQALVSHCEGSDAQALVVELAVERLFNDGELDPRYVAAQVNEVQRLAIVRRVVAVKSRLQRVNPVDAADEYMKLFGELVALEQYLHGLRQQAIGGL from the coding sequence GTGGCGGGGCGGATCAGGGACAGCGACATTGCGCTGGTGCGGGAACGGTCGGCGATCGTCGACGTCATCGGTGAGCGGGTGACGCTGCGTCCGGCAGGCGGCGGCACGTTCAAGGGCCTGTGCCCGTTCCATGACGAGAAGACCCCCTCATTCAACGTAAATCCTGCCAAAGGTGTCTACTACTGCTACGGCTGCGCCGAGGGCGGTGACGTCCTCAGCTTCGTGATGAAGACCGAGGTGCTGTCGTTCGCCGAGGCTGTCGAGCGGTTGGCGGCGCGGGTCGGCGTCCAGCTCACCTACACCGAGGCCGGTCCGGCGCCGGTGCGCAACAGTGGCCAGCGCGCCCGGCTGATCGCGGCGCACACCGCGGCAGCGGAGTTCTACGCCGAGCAGCTCGGCACCCGCGAGGCGCTGCCTGCCCGCGAGTTCCTGGCCGCCCGCGGGTTCGGCCCCGACGCGGCCCGGCAGTTCGACTGTGGGTTCGCGCCGATCGGCTGGGACGCGCTGACCAAGCACCTCCGCGGCCGCGGGTTCACGCACGAGGAGCTGGTCACCGGCGGTATCTCCAAGGCGGCCCGGTCGGGCTCGTTGATCGACCGGTTCCGCGGCCGGCTGGTCTGGCCGATCCGCGACCTCGGTGGCGAGGTGATCGGGTTCGGTGCCCGCCGCCTGCTCGACGGGGACGACGGGCCGAAGTACCTCAACACGCCCGAGTCGCCGATCTACAAGAAGTCGCACGTCCTGTACGGGGTCGCGGCTGCGAAGAAGGACATCGCGAAGCAGCAGCGCGCGGTTGTCGTCGAGGGATACACCGACGTGATGGCCTGCCACCTCGCCGGGGTGGGCACCGCGGTCGCCACCTGCGGCACGGCGTTCGGCGCCGACCACATCCAGGTGCTCCGGCGCCTGCTGATGGACCAGGACGAGTTCCGCGGCGAGGTGATCTTCACGTTCGACGGTGACGCCGCCGGGCAGAAGGCCGCGGTGCGCGCGTTCGAGGACGATCAGCGGTTCGTCGCCCAGACGTTCATCGCGGTGTCGCCGCAGAACATGGACCCGTGCGACCTGCGGCTCGCGCACGGCGACTCCGCGGTCCGCGACCTGGTGGCCCGGCGTGAGCCGCTGGTCGCGTTCGTCCTGCGGACGATCCTCGCGCGCTACGACCTCGACACCGTGGAGGGCCGGGTGGCCGCGCTGCGTGCGGCCGCGCCACTGGTCGCCCGCATCAAGGACCGCGCGATGCGGCCCGAGTACGCGCGCAAGCTCGCCGGTGACCTGGGCATGGACCTCGAGCCGGTGCTCAAGGCCGTGAACGAAGCCGCCGGGAAGGCGCAGTCAGGCAAGAACGCGCAGGCCGGGCGAGGCACGCCGGCCGGCCGGGGCACGCAGCCCGGACGCGCGCCGCGGCAGGGCACCTCGCCGGAGGCAGAGTCGGCCGCGCCGGTGAGCCCGGCGGCCGGTGGACGCCCCGATCCGCACGATCGCGCGCTGCTCGTCGAGCGGGAAGCGCTGAAGCTCGCGGTGCAGGAGCCGGTGCTGGCCGGGCCGCTGTTCGACGCGGTCGGCGAGGACGCGTACACCCATCCGTCGTATCGGGCGGTGCGGCGCGCGGTCGCCGCTGTCGGTGGTGCGGTCGCGGGCACGTCCGGCCCGGAGTGGGTGCAGGCGCTGGTGTCACACTGCGAGGGCAGTGACGCCCAGGCACTGGTCGTCGAGTTGGCGGTCGAGCGGTTGTTCAACGACGGTGAGCTCGACCCCCGGTACGTCGCCGCGCAGGTCAACGAGGTGCAGCGGCTGGCCATCGTCCGTCGAGTGGTCGCCGTCAAGTCGAGGCTGCAGCGGGTGAATCCCGTCGACGCCGCGGACGAGTACATGAAGCTGTTCGGCGAGCTGGTCGCCCTCGAACAGTACCTGCACGGCCTGCGGCAACAGGCGATCGGAGGCCTGTAA
- a CDS encoding PhzF family phenazine biosynthesis protein, with amino-acid sequence MSIEVHELLVFPGPDGRAGNPLGVILDGARVPDADRQRIAAELNYSETVFVDDAATGAIRIFTPAAELPFAGHPTVGTAWLLAQEGTPATALRPPAGTVPVRYEPELTWVSGRPEWAPPINFRQLASAAEVDAYPQPTEGNTYVWAWIDEAAGVVRSRSFPVALGISEDEATGAAAVALVGQVQRRVEIHQGVGSVLVAGPTGEGLVELGGRVSAVRRFALDGPR; translated from the coding sequence ATGAGTATCGAGGTGCATGAGCTGCTGGTTTTCCCAGGCCCGGACGGTCGGGCAGGCAACCCGCTCGGTGTGATCCTGGACGGTGCGCGCGTTCCGGACGCCGACCGCCAGCGCATCGCAGCCGAGCTCAACTACAGCGAGACGGTCTTCGTCGACGACGCCGCCACCGGCGCGATCCGCATCTTCACCCCCGCCGCCGAACTGCCGTTCGCGGGTCACCCCACGGTGGGCACGGCGTGGCTGCTGGCGCAGGAGGGCACACCGGCCACCGCACTCCGCCCCCCGGCCGGCACCGTGCCCGTGCGGTACGAGCCCGAGCTCACCTGGGTCTCCGGACGCCCCGAATGGGCACCGCCGATCAACTTCCGGCAGCTCGCGAGCGCCGCCGAGGTCGACGCCTACCCGCAGCCCACCGAGGGCAACACGTACGTCTGGGCCTGGATCGACGAGGCCGCAGGCGTGGTCCGGTCCCGCTCGTTCCCGGTCGCGCTCGGGATCAGCGAGGACGAGGCCACCGGCGCGGCGGCGGTCGCGCTCGTCGGGCAGGTGCAGCGACGGGTCGAGATCCACCAGGGCGTCGGGTCCGTCCTGGTCGCCGGTCCGACCGGCGAGGGCCTGGTCGAGCTCGGCGGCCGGGTGTCGGCCGTCCGCCGGTTCGCGTTGGACGGCCCCCGATGA
- a CDS encoding rhodanese-like domain-containing protein gives MTAPRVLRGLVTRVPAADPTEAVARLAERFRFETDCADVASDLAHGVEGFVIVDARSPEKFAAGHLPGAVNLPTRTISEATTAGLDRSLVYVTYCDGPHCNGSTRSALRLAELGFRVKEMIGGFHFWTIDGHPVE, from the coding sequence ATGACCGCGCCCCGCGTGTTACGCGGCCTGGTCACCCGCGTCCCTGCGGCGGACCCGACCGAGGCGGTGGCGCGCCTCGCGGAACGGTTCCGCTTCGAAACCGATTGTGCGGACGTTGCGAGCGACCTGGCCCACGGCGTCGAAGGGTTCGTCATCGTGGACGCCCGGTCGCCGGAGAAGTTCGCGGCCGGCCACCTCCCCGGAGCGGTCAACCTGCCTACCCGGACGATCAGCGAGGCGACCACCGCCGGGCTCGACCGCTCGCTCGTTTACGTCACGTACTGCGACGGGCCGCACTGCAACGGGTCGACCCGGTCGGCGCTGCGGCTCGCGGAGCTGGGTTTCCGGGTCAAAGAGATGATCGGCGGATTCCACTTCTGGACGATCGACGGACATCCGGTCGAGTGA
- a CDS encoding aldo/keto reductase, giving the protein MKYARLGNTGLEVSRISLGCMTYGDPNRGNHTWTLPEDESRPFIQKALERGINFFDTANVYSDGSSEEIVGRALRDFANRDEIVLATKVHGRMHKGPNGAGLSRKTILAEIDNSLRRLGTDYVDLYQIHRFDPRTPIEETAEALHDVVKAGKARYIGASSMWAWQFAKYLHTAEKHGWTRFVSMQNHYNLLNREEEREMLPLCLDAGIGVIPWSPLARGRLTRDPDVTTARSANDGFGRSLYDATEAADRAVIDAVARVSAERGVPRAQVALAWVLARPGVTAPIIGASKPTHIDDAVAAVDLDLSAEELEALEKAYVPHSVVGF; this is encoded by the coding sequence ATGAAATACGCCCGACTGGGCAACACCGGCCTGGAAGTCTCCCGGATCAGCCTCGGCTGCATGACGTACGGCGATCCGAACCGCGGCAACCACACCTGGACCCTGCCCGAGGACGAGAGCCGCCCATTCATTCAGAAAGCGCTCGAGAGAGGCATCAACTTCTTCGATACGGCGAACGTCTACAGCGACGGCAGCAGCGAAGAAATTGTCGGCCGCGCACTACGCGATTTCGCCAACCGTGACGAGATCGTCCTCGCCACCAAGGTGCACGGCCGCATGCACAAAGGCCCGAACGGCGCCGGACTCTCCCGCAAAACCATTCTCGCCGAAATCGACAACAGCCTGCGCCGTCTCGGCACGGACTACGTCGACCTCTACCAGATCCACCGCTTCGACCCGCGCACCCCGATCGAGGAGACCGCCGAAGCGCTGCACGACGTCGTCAAGGCAGGAAAGGCTCGTTACATCGGCGCGAGCTCGATGTGGGCGTGGCAGTTCGCGAAATACCTGCACACCGCCGAAAAGCACGGCTGGACCCGCTTCGTCTCCATGCAAAATCACTACAACCTGCTCAATCGCGAGGAGGAGCGGGAGATGCTGCCGCTCTGCCTCGACGCGGGCATCGGCGTCATCCCCTGGTCGCCGCTGGCCCGCGGCCGGCTCACACGCGACCCGGACGTCACCACCGCACGCAGCGCCAACGACGGCTTCGGACGCTCCCTCTACGACGCCACCGAGGCGGCCGACCGCGCGGTGATCGACGCGGTCGCCCGCGTCTCGGCCGAGCGCGGCGTCCCCCGCGCGCAGGTCGCGCTCGCCTGGGTGCTGGCCAGGCCCGGCGTGACCGCGCCGATCATCGGCGCCAGCAAACCGACCCACATCGACGACGCGGTGGCTGCGGTCGATCTCGACCTCTCCGCCGAGGAACTCGAGGCCCTCGAGAAGGCTTACGTCCCCCATTCGGTCGTCGGCTTTTAG
- a CDS encoding deoxyguanosinetriphosphate triphosphohydrolase: protein MVATMDDDAGWDEWGAQRRVAEPAKDPGTGRTPFQRDRARVLHSAGFRRLAAKTQVITAGQDDFLRTRLTHSLEVAQIAREMGVALGADPDIVDTAGLAHDLGHPPFGHNGEDALDVVAQSAGGFEGNAQTLRVVSRLEAKVPDAGLNLTRATLDAITKYPWARKPGTRKFGVYPDDEPVFQWYREGAPQHQRCLEAQIMDWADDVAYSVHDLEDGVHAGHVRIELLADPDERLALCADVAGAYSDESPDDLREVLAELLRQPVVDGLAGYDGSHAAQARLKHVTSALVGRLSAVAVRATRANAGPGPLRGYATDLIVPRKARAECALLKGLALRYVMNRPGAEARYDRQREILVTLVEALVRRAPDDLDPIFAPLWKSAPDDAARLRVVVDQVASLTDPAAVAWHDRLTREPR, encoded by the coding sequence CTGGTAGCCACCATGGATGACGACGCGGGCTGGGATGAATGGGGCGCACAGCGCCGCGTCGCGGAGCCGGCGAAGGACCCCGGCACCGGCCGCACCCCGTTCCAGCGCGACCGTGCCCGCGTCCTGCACTCCGCGGGCTTCCGGCGACTCGCCGCCAAGACCCAGGTGATCACCGCCGGCCAGGACGACTTCCTCCGCACCCGGCTCACGCACTCGCTCGAGGTCGCCCAGATCGCCCGCGAGATGGGCGTCGCGCTCGGCGCCGACCCGGACATCGTCGACACCGCGGGACTCGCCCACGACCTGGGCCACCCCCCGTTCGGCCACAACGGCGAGGACGCGCTCGACGTCGTCGCACAGAGCGCCGGTGGCTTCGAGGGCAACGCGCAGACGCTCCGCGTCGTCAGCCGCCTGGAGGCCAAGGTGCCGGACGCCGGCCTCAACCTCACCCGAGCCACGCTCGACGCGATCACCAAATACCCGTGGGCGCGCAAACCAGGCACCCGGAAGTTCGGCGTCTACCCCGACGACGAGCCGGTCTTCCAGTGGTACCGCGAGGGAGCGCCGCAGCATCAGCGGTGCCTCGAAGCCCAGATCATGGACTGGGCCGACGACGTCGCGTACTCCGTGCACGACCTGGAGGACGGTGTGCACGCCGGGCACGTCCGGATCGAGCTGCTCGCCGACCCGGACGAGCGGCTCGCACTCTGCGCCGACGTTGCCGGCGCCTACTCCGACGAATCGCCCGATGACCTGCGGGAAGTACTGGCCGAGCTGCTGAGGCAACCCGTCGTGGACGGCCTGGCCGGATACGACGGGAGCCACGCCGCCCAGGCCAGGCTCAAGCACGTCACCAGCGCGCTGGTCGGTCGCCTCTCGGCGGTGGCGGTGCGGGCCACCCGAGCGAACGCCGGCCCCGGCCCCCTGCGCGGCTACGCGACCGACCTCATCGTCCCCCGGAAGGCCCGCGCTGAGTGCGCACTGCTCAAGGGGCTGGCGCTGCGGTACGTCATGAACCGCCCCGGCGCGGAGGCCCGCTACGACCGGCAGCGCGAGATCCTGGTCACGCTCGTCGAGGCGCTGGTGCGCCGGGCGCCGGACGACCTCGACCCGATCTTCGCCCCGCTGTGGAAGAGCGCCCCGGACGACGCCGCGCGGCTCCGCGTCGTCGTCGACCAGGTCGCCAGCCTGACTGATCCGGCCGCGGTCGCCTGGCACGACCGCCTCACGAGGGAGCCTCGATGA
- a CDS encoding diacylglycerol/lipid kinase family protein has protein sequence MPQELLVVVNEGAGSTELAAVDKAVEVLRRVADVIVVRTADLDALGAALRVHRERLTVLAGGDGSLHAAVQLLFNAHLLDPGRPFGLLPLGTGNDLARTLGIPLDPVSAAETVLDGRPRTLDIAVDDTGEVLVNAAHAGVGAEAGRLASGWKPTLGVAAYPLGGLVAGFSSEGWAMDVEVDGVRVHDAGQPILMLGVGNGRSIGGGTPLAPNAEPDDGLLDVVVAAVHGPRNRYAYGMALRDGVHIRREDVRVHRGRHVSLSVPEGAEGFRVNTDGEVSDLVHHRSWEVHQGVWSVLVSGSARAVW, from the coding sequence ATGCCGCAAGAGCTGCTGGTGGTCGTGAACGAGGGTGCTGGCAGTACCGAGCTTGCCGCTGTCGACAAGGCGGTGGAGGTCCTGCGGCGGGTCGCCGATGTCATCGTGGTCCGCACGGCCGACCTGGACGCTCTCGGCGCCGCGCTCCGCGTCCACCGGGAGCGGTTGACCGTGCTGGCCGGCGGTGACGGGTCGTTGCACGCGGCGGTGCAGTTGCTCTTCAACGCGCACCTGCTCGACCCCGGGCGTCCGTTCGGGCTGCTCCCGCTCGGCACCGGCAACGACCTCGCCCGGACGCTGGGCATTCCGCTCGACCCGGTCAGCGCCGCCGAGACCGTACTGGACGGCCGTCCACGGACCCTCGACATCGCCGTCGACGACACCGGCGAAGTGCTGGTCAACGCCGCGCACGCGGGCGTCGGCGCGGAAGCGGGCCGGCTGGCCAGTGGCTGGAAGCCCACACTGGGGGTGGCGGCGTACCCGCTCGGTGGGCTGGTCGCCGGGTTCTCCAGCGAGGGCTGGGCGATGGACGTCGAAGTGGACGGTGTGCGGGTACACGATGCCGGCCAGCCGATCCTGATGCTGGGGGTCGGCAACGGGCGGTCGATCGGCGGAGGAACGCCGCTGGCCCCGAACGCGGAGCCGGACGACGGGCTGCTGGACGTGGTGGTGGCTGCGGTGCATGGTCCGCGCAACCGCTATGCGTACGGAATGGCCCTGCGGGACGGCGTCCACATCAGGCGTGAAGACGTTCGGGTACATCGCGGCCGGCACGTCTCGCTGTCGGTGCCGGAGGGCGCCGAAGGTTTTCGGGTGAACACCGACGGCGAGGTCAGCGACCTGGTGCACCATCGCTCGTGGGAGGTCCACCAGGGCGTGTGGTCAGTGCTCGTGTCGGGGTCCGCTCGGGCGGTCTGGTAG
- a CDS encoding DUF2786 domain-containing protein, producing the protein MSASEAKLATIRKLLAQAEDAAASPAEAETFTAKAAELMARYGVDRAMLADGDETVDAIADRVIDLDPPYALDKIGLLSGIARALGLQVVQRTGFGARGKELSALLFGYSSDIERTEILFTSLLVQAARGLAAARVPARENKAAYRRAWLAGFSATVHVRLADAEYRARAEATATASTSATGRSAELVLADRQRTVDQRFAEAFPKLRSAPRRVLTGSGHGAGVAAGARADLGGAALGSRRRALGG; encoded by the coding sequence ATGTCCGCTTCCGAAGCCAAGCTCGCGACGATCCGCAAGCTGCTTGCCCAGGCCGAGGACGCAGCCGCCAGTCCGGCCGAGGCCGAAACGTTCACCGCGAAAGCCGCCGAGTTGATGGCTCGGTACGGCGTCGACCGCGCGATGCTCGCCGACGGCGACGAGACCGTCGACGCGATCGCCGACCGGGTGATCGACCTCGATCCGCCCTATGCGCTGGACAAGATCGGGCTGCTCAGCGGCATCGCGCGGGCGCTCGGCCTGCAGGTGGTCCAGCGCACCGGGTTCGGCGCGCGGGGCAAGGAGCTCTCCGCGCTGCTGTTCGGGTACTCGTCTGACATCGAGCGCACCGAGATCCTGTTCACTTCGCTGCTCGTGCAGGCCGCCCGTGGACTTGCCGCCGCACGCGTGCCCGCGCGGGAGAACAAGGCCGCGTACCGGCGTGCGTGGCTGGCCGGGTTCAGCGCGACCGTGCACGTCCGGCTCGCGGACGCCGAGTACCGGGCGCGGGCGGAAGCCACCGCGACGGCGTCCACCAGTGCGACGGGCCGCTCGGCCGAGTTGGTGCTCGCCGACCGGCAACGCACCGTCGACCAGCGGTTCGCCGAGGCGTTCCCGAAGCTTCGCTCGGCACCGCGCCGGGTGCTCACCGGCAGCGGGCACGGCGCCGGCGTCGCGGCCGGCGCCCGCGCGGACCTCGGCGGAGCAGCACTGGGTAGCCGCCGACGGGCCCTGGGCGGCTGA